In a single window of the Flavobacterium sp. W4I14 genome:
- a CDS encoding N-acetylmuramoyl-L-alanine amidase (product_source=KO:K01448; cath_funfam=3.40.630.40; cleavage_site_network=SignalP-noTM; cog=COG0860; ko=KO:K01448; pfam=PF01520; smart=SM00646; superfamily=53187) produces the protein MKIKLLITILLFSLLVAEKAPAQGYKIKTIVIDPGHGGRKPGASGSFSKEKDVSLKVALKLGALLKEQMPDIKIIFTRKTDIDVDLYRRAEIANEANADLFISVHCNSMPPGNKHIKGVETLVAGSHRLKEQDAAIRENADIKLEKNYKSKYDGYDPSNPSSFILLSLLKNAFRDKSINFAKLIQNSYIKRDERLSRGVKEQGVLVLQRCGMPAVLTEVGFISNTEEEKYINSQNGQNEIANSILEAIKTYKKNIEVK, from the coding sequence ATGAAGATTAAACTTCTGATTACAATTCTTTTATTTTCGTTACTAGTTGCTGAAAAAGCACCTGCACAGGGTTATAAGATCAAAACAATTGTTATTGACCCTGGTCATGGCGGCAGAAAACCCGGAGCCTCCGGTAGTTTTTCGAAAGAAAAAGATGTTTCGTTAAAGGTTGCATTAAAATTAGGTGCCTTATTAAAGGAGCAAATGCCGGATATTAAAATAATTTTCACACGCAAAACAGATATAGATGTTGATTTGTACAGGCGGGCAGAAATAGCGAACGAAGCTAATGCAGATCTTTTTATATCGGTACACTGTAATTCAATGCCCCCAGGTAATAAGCATATCAAAGGAGTAGAAACATTGGTTGCGGGATCGCACCGGTTAAAAGAACAGGATGCTGCCATACGTGAGAACGCCGATATTAAATTGGAAAAGAACTACAAAAGTAAGTATGATGGGTATGATCCAAGTAACCCGAGTAGTTTTATTCTTTTATCGCTTTTAAAAAATGCCTTTCGGGACAAAAGTATTAATTTTGCCAAGTTAATACAGAACAGTTATATCAAGCGGGATGAGCGATTAAGCCGTGGTGTTAAAGAACAGGGCGTTTTGGTACTGCAACGTTGTGGTATGCCCGCCGTTTTAACAGAAGTAGGATTTATCTCAAATACAGAGGAAGAAAAATATATTAATTCCCAAAATGGACAAAACGAAATCGCCAATTCTATTTTGGAAGCAATAAAAACATACAAAAAAAATATTGAGGTTAAATAA
- a CDS encoding phospholipid/cholesterol/gamma-HCH transport system substrate-binding protein (product_source=KO:K02067; cath_funfam=1.20.1270.10; cog=COG1463; ko=KO:K02067; pfam=PF02470; superfamily=101082,88697; transmembrane_helix_parts=Inside_1_8,TMhelix_9_27,Outside_28_317) — protein MKIKNETKVGILAAFAIALLIIGYNFLKGNSIFSNETTLYAKYTRVDGLSVSKPILINGYQIGRVAKLDLQPDGSIIATLSVNSKYEIPENSIARLEGTDLLGSKAIVMSLGNSKKMAEDGYTLNANVEKGLMEQVQPVQKKAELIIGKMDSILSSVNSILNPNFQKNVDKSFNSIAGTLASLETTSKKVDGLVGSESARIEAIFKNVEGITANLNNNNQKISDILTNINTVTDKFAAANFKQTLDNANNAIADLQSVISGIKDGKGSLGLLLNDDKMYQNLNNASKNLDELMIDLKANPKRYVHFSVFGGGNKKDK, from the coding sequence ATGAAGATTAAGAACGAAACCAAAGTAGGTATTTTAGCTGCATTTGCCATTGCTTTATTAATAATTGGATATAATTTTTTAAAAGGAAATTCAATTTTTTCAAATGAAACTACATTATATGCAAAATATACGAGGGTTGATGGTTTAAGTGTTTCAAAACCTATCCTGATTAATGGTTATCAAATTGGCCGGGTGGCCAAATTGGATTTACAGCCAGACGGTAGTATTATTGCAACCTTGAGTGTAAACAGCAAATATGAAATTCCAGAAAATAGTATTGCCCGTTTAGAAGGTACAGATCTTTTAGGCAGTAAGGCTATTGTAATGTCGTTAGGTAATTCAAAAAAGATGGCCGAAGATGGTTACACCTTAAATGCAAATGTAGAAAAGGGCTTAATGGAACAGGTACAGCCGGTTCAAAAGAAAGCGGAATTAATTATCGGTAAAATGGATTCTATTTTGAGTAGTGTGAACTCTATTCTGAATCCTAATTTCCAGAAAAACGTTGATAAAAGCTTTAACAGTATAGCGGGTACATTAGCTTCGCTAGAAACCACATCGAAAAAAGTTGATGGTTTGGTAGGTTCAGAAAGCGCACGTATTGAAGCGATTTTTAAAAATGTTGAAGGTATAACAGCCAACCTTAATAACAATAATCAAAAAATCAGCGATATCTTAACCAACATTAATACCGTTACCGATAAATTTGCAGCCGCTAACTTTAAACAAACCTTAGATAATGCAAACAATGCTATTGCTGATTTACAAAGTGTAATTTCAGGAATTAAAGATGGAAAAGGTAGTTTAGGATTGCTGTTAAACGATGATAAAATGTATCAGAATTTAAATAATGCTTCAAAAAATCTTGATGAATTAATGATCGATCTGAAAGCTAATCCTAAACGTTATGTACACTTCTCGGTATTTGGAGGTGGCAACAAGAAAGACAAATAA
- a CDS encoding N-acetylmuramoyl-L-alanine amidase (product_source=KO:K01448; cath_funfam=3.40.630.40; cog=COG0860; ko=KO:K01448; pfam=PF01520; smart=SM00646; superfamily=53187; transmembrane_helix_parts=Inside_1_12,TMhelix_13_30,Outside_31_302), which produces MFNQKRSKLVKNIPLMYLKSILTVIIYLVLSNSIDNQVFAQEYKIKTIVIDAGHGGKDGATHGVYSKEKDVALKTALNLGRALQDSLKDIKVIYTRESDVFIPLYERINIANNAKADLFISIHLNDMPVRVSRVVDYYKKVRGRKVPVYKTVTSKSTSTRGTETFVSGTRRLGEQDEVIKRENASMFLEENYQKNYEGFIANTPESDIMLSLMKQTNRDRSLKFASMLQQEYVNAGRINRGVQEKSLAVLARAAMPAVLTEIGFVSNPDEEDYMNSPEGQNEIVSGIIKAIKNYKRIAETSF; this is translated from the coding sequence ATGTTTAATCAAAAACGTTCAAAATTAGTGAAAAATATACCATTGATGTATCTTAAATCCATTTTAACAGTTATTATTTATTTAGTATTATCAAACTCTATTGATAATCAGGTCTTTGCACAAGAATATAAAATTAAAACAATTGTGATCGATGCCGGTCATGGTGGTAAAGATGGTGCAACCCACGGTGTGTATTCGAAGGAAAAAGATGTGGCGCTTAAAACGGCATTGAACCTTGGCCGGGCGCTTCAAGATAGTTTGAAAGATATCAAAGTTATTTATACCCGTGAGTCTGATGTATTTATTCCTTTATATGAGCGTATCAACATTGCAAATAATGCAAAGGCCGATTTATTTATTTCTATCCACTTAAATGATATGCCGGTTAGGGTATCTAGAGTGGTAGATTATTATAAAAAAGTTAGAGGCAGAAAAGTACCCGTTTATAAAACCGTTACTTCTAAAAGCACTTCAACTAGGGGAACAGAAACCTTCGTGTCAGGAACTCGCCGTTTAGGTGAACAGGATGAGGTGATCAAACGGGAAAATGCATCGATGTTTTTGGAAGAGAATTATCAGAAAAACTATGAGGGATTTATTGCGAATACCCCTGAAAGTGACATTATGTTATCATTAATGAAACAAACCAATAGAGATAGGAGTTTAAAGTTTGCTTCGATGCTTCAACAAGAATATGTTAATGCAGGCCGGATCAACAGAGGCGTACAAGAGAAAAGCCTTGCGGTATTGGCCCGTGCAGCTATGCCTGCTGTGTTAACTGAGATTGGTTTTGTGAGTAATCCAGATGAAGAAGATTATATGAATTCTCCTGAAGGACAAAATGAAATTGTAAGTGGAATTATTAAAGCAATTAAAAATTATAAACGTATAGCTGAAACATCATTTTAA
- a CDS encoding nicotinamide-nucleotide amidase (product_source=KO:K03742; cath_funfam=3.40.980.10,3.90.950.20; cog=COG1058,COG1546; ko=KO:K03742; pfam=PF00994,PF02464,PF18146; smart=SM00852; superfamily=142433,53218; tigrfam=TIGR00200) codes for MLAEIITIGDEILIGQIVDTNSAWMAKQLNLIGVSVKQITSVSDDEQHIIEALELAEKRADIVLITGGLGPTKDDITKKTLAKYFNMGFRNDPGALEMVRQIFEKYKRPLLDINIQQADVPDGCEVIVNKNGTAPCMWFEQNDTIFVSMPGVPYEMMYLMDDEILPRITSRFKLPFIVHKTILTANIGESFLAKEIEEIEDSLPAHIKLAYLPKLGQVRLRLSAKGDNETALLKEVGLYANQIISKVNKFVVTDEDIPLEKAILNLMKSKGLTLSTAESCTGGYIAHLITQHPGSSSVYWGGAVAYAYELKESILGVKGSTLNTFGAVSEQTVTEMAEGAIKHFKTDYAIAVSGIAGPDGGTEDKPVGTVWIAISSKHKTVAKLFNFSNKRIQNIERSAASALAMLLNLLKETV; via the coding sequence ATGCTAGCCGAAATTATTACCATAGGCGATGAGATTCTCATTGGCCAAATCGTTGATACCAATTCTGCCTGGATGGCTAAACAGTTAAATTTAATTGGTGTTTCCGTGAAGCAGATTACTTCAGTTTCTGATGATGAGCAACATATTATTGAAGCCCTCGAACTTGCCGAAAAACGTGCAGATATTGTTTTAATTACCGGCGGACTAGGCCCAACCAAAGATGATATTACCAAGAAAACCTTGGCAAAGTATTTCAATATGGGCTTTCGCAATGATCCCGGAGCACTGGAAATGGTTCGTCAGATTTTCGAAAAATACAAACGCCCTTTATTGGATATCAATATTCAACAAGCTGATGTTCCTGATGGTTGTGAGGTTATTGTAAACAAAAATGGTACTGCGCCTTGCATGTGGTTTGAACAAAACGACACCATTTTTGTATCGATGCCAGGTGTGCCCTATGAGATGATGTACCTGATGGATGACGAAATCCTACCCAGGATTACGAGCAGATTTAAGCTGCCGTTTATTGTACATAAAACTATTCTTACGGCAAATATAGGCGAATCATTTCTGGCCAAAGAGATCGAGGAAATTGAAGACAGCTTGCCAGCACACATCAAATTGGCTTATCTGCCAAAATTAGGACAAGTACGTTTGCGCTTATCGGCCAAAGGCGATAACGAAACAGCGTTACTCAAAGAGGTTGGGCTTTACGCTAACCAGATCATTTCAAAAGTAAATAAGTTTGTAGTAACTGATGAAGATATTCCCTTGGAAAAAGCGATCCTGAATCTCATGAAAAGCAAGGGTTTAACTTTATCTACAGCAGAAAGCTGTACCGGTGGATACATAGCACACCTGATTACCCAGCACCCAGGTTCTTCTTCGGTTTATTGGGGCGGGGCGGTAGCCTATGCATACGAGCTTAAAGAATCTATTCTTGGTGTAAAAGGAAGTACTTTAAATACCTTTGGCGCTGTGAGCGAACAAACCGTTACAGAAATGGCTGAAGGTGCAATTAAACATTTCAAAACAGATTATGCTATTGCGGTTAGTGGCATTGCCGGCCCAGATGGTGGGACTGAAGACAAACCAGTTGGCACGGTATGGATCGCAATTTCTTCAAAACACAAAACTGTAGCTAAGTTGTTTAATTTCAGTAACAAACGCATTCAAAACATCGAACGTTCTGCAGCATCGGCACTAGCCATGTTATTAAATCTCCTTAAAGAAACAGTTTAG
- a CDS encoding phosphoribosylaminoimidazole-succinocarboxamide synthase (product_source=KO:K01923; cath_funfam=3.30.200.20,3.30.470.20; cog=COG0152; ko=KO:K01923; pfam=PF01259; superfamily=56104; tigrfam=TIGR00081), which translates to MKALKETHFNFPNQSNFYKGKVRDVYTIADQFMVMVVSDRISAFDVVLPEAIPFKGQVLNQIAAKFLAATQDIVPNWVLDVPDPMVTIGRICEPFKVEMVIRGYLAGHAWREYSAGKRSVCGVSLPDGLKENDKLPQPIITPTTKASVGHDEDISKEDILAKGIVSITDYEKLEEYTYALYQRGTEIAAKSGLILVDTKYEFGTADGLIYLIDEIHTPDSSRYFYAEGYQDRQNNDEPQKQLSKEFVRKWLIENGFQGKDGQVVPEMTPEIVNSISERYIELYEQIVGETFIKADANAISSRIETNVLKALETL; encoded by the coding sequence ATGAAAGCACTAAAAGAAACTCATTTCAATTTCCCAAATCAAAGTAATTTTTACAAAGGTAAAGTTCGCGATGTATACACTATTGCCGACCAGTTTATGGTGATGGTGGTATCAGACCGTATTTCTGCTTTTGATGTAGTATTACCTGAAGCTATTCCATTTAAAGGACAGGTATTAAATCAAATTGCGGCTAAATTTTTAGCAGCTACCCAGGATATCGTTCCTAACTGGGTTTTAGATGTACCAGATCCAATGGTTACGATTGGCCGTATCTGTGAGCCTTTTAAAGTAGAAATGGTAATTAGAGGTTACTTAGCCGGCCATGCATGGCGCGAATATAGCGCAGGAAAACGTTCGGTGTGCGGTGTTTCCTTACCGGATGGATTAAAAGAAAACGATAAACTACCCCAGCCCATTATTACCCCAACCACAAAAGCTTCGGTAGGGCATGATGAAGACATTTCAAAAGAAGATATTTTAGCAAAAGGCATTGTTTCTATAACAGACTACGAAAAGTTAGAAGAATATACTTACGCACTCTACCAACGTGGAACCGAGATTGCTGCAAAAAGCGGATTGATTTTAGTGGATACGAAATACGAGTTCGGCACTGCTGATGGCCTAATTTATTTGATCGATGAAATACACACACCAGATTCTTCACGCTATTTTTATGCAGAAGGATATCAGGACCGCCAGAATAATGATGAGCCACAAAAGCAACTTTCAAAAGAGTTTGTGAGAAAATGGTTAATCGAAAATGGTTTTCAGGGAAAAGACGGACAGGTTGTTCCAGAAATGACACCTGAAATTGTAAATTCAATTTCAGAACGTTATATCGAACTTTACGAACAGATTGTAGGAGAGACCTTTATAAAAGCTGATGCTAATGCAATTTCTAGCCGCATTGAAACCAATGTTTTAAAGGCTTTAGAAACACTTTAA
- a CDS encoding lipopolysaccharide assembly outer membrane protein LptD (OstA) (product_source=COG1452; cath_funfam=2.60.450.10; cog=COG1452; pfam=PF19838; superfamily=88874; transmembrane_helix_parts=Inside_1_6,TMhelix_7_29,Outside_30_886) → MKLLKSSILLISVILLTLVVGKANAFSHFSLQQIIQQDTTKKDTTKKTGKNNSSIDQKVEYKAEDSVKMSADKSIVYLYGNARVVYGDFELDAAYIKYDKKQNSIFARGIKDPKTGRYTGKPIFKSGADGTAIADSIFYNSETTRAKVYGVFSEQEGGFFSGGQSKKQIDDELHIKNVMYSTCNLPHPHFGLMISKGVVTEKQIITGPVYMIIEDIPTFLGLPFAFFPKPNKRTSGVILPTPGEDATRGFFLQNGGYYLGLNDYWDAKLLGSIYTNGSYETSLLSNYTKRYKYNGNINLAYSSFKDGLEGTEAFRNPTKNFSINWSHSQNANANPGTTFSASVRLVSTGKRGYYKNTAAGTTYDINTIATNSTSSSISYAKAYSNGMNFSLAASSDQTLSTRAISLRLPEMTFNVPTFNPFRPKDAVGEQKWYEKITVGYSLQGTNRIDTFDSLLFQNDGLKRLRSGFSHSIPVNMSFTALKYLNFSLGGTYNEVWNFQSVNRRYTQFADNTYTFREDTLSGFKRAGSYSLSTSMSTKIYGRRDFNPAGKIQALRHVMTPNVSFSYSPDFTKAGAGPYRPAIDQNGNQIYTSGQPLKYSIFDGMAQPGSFGGPNASIGFGLDNTVELKVRNKNDTTGTGSKKIPIIQGLSFSGSYNFLAPSYKLSTIGFSGRSQFTDKLGINYNGTLDPYALKDTTVNGQITKIREDRLFFQKGKFLPRLTNFGFSFDYSLNPEALKRKNEANDKLGEAANKKGLTDIQSEQLAAISRDPNAFVDFNIPWNFSFSYSFQYSNDGNNNTISNTLNFNGDVNLTPKWKVTFNSGYDFKNNGLTPMNLAIYRDLHCWDMSVNWVPYGAYKSYSVTIKVKASILQDLKLSKRQGFYSTYQ, encoded by the coding sequence TTGAAACTTCTTAAGAGCTCTATTTTACTAATATCTGTCATTTTATTAACACTTGTTGTTGGTAAAGCTAACGCATTTTCTCATTTTTCATTGCAACAAATCATCCAGCAAGACACAACCAAAAAGGATACGACTAAAAAGACAGGTAAAAATAATAGTAGTATCGACCAAAAAGTAGAATACAAAGCGGAGGATTCGGTAAAAATGAGTGCCGATAAAAGCATTGTGTATTTATACGGAAACGCAAGGGTGGTATACGGTGATTTTGAGCTAGATGCAGCTTATATCAAATACGACAAAAAGCAAAATTCGATATTTGCACGAGGCATTAAAGATCCGAAAACTGGTAGGTATACCGGAAAACCAATTTTTAAATCGGGCGCCGATGGAACAGCCATAGCCGATTCTATTTTTTACAATTCAGAAACAACCCGGGCTAAAGTATATGGTGTTTTTTCTGAACAAGAGGGAGGTTTCTTCTCTGGTGGACAGAGTAAAAAGCAAATAGATGATGAGCTGCACATTAAAAATGTGATGTACAGTACCTGTAATCTTCCGCACCCACATTTTGGATTAATGATTTCTAAAGGGGTGGTTACAGAGAAACAGATTATTACCGGGCCGGTTTACATGATTATCGAAGATATCCCCACTTTCCTGGGATTACCTTTTGCTTTCTTTCCAAAACCTAACAAACGAACATCGGGTGTAATCCTTCCCACACCAGGCGAAGATGCAACTAGGGGTTTTTTCTTGCAAAACGGTGGTTATTACCTCGGATTGAACGATTACTGGGATGCCAAACTTTTAGGTTCCATATATACCAATGGTTCTTATGAAACAAGTTTGTTAAGTAATTACACTAAAAGATATAAATACAACGGTAACATTAACTTAGCTTATTCTAGTTTTAAAGATGGTTTAGAAGGCACTGAGGCTTTTAGAAACCCGACCAAAAACTTTAGTATCAATTGGAGCCATAGTCAAAATGCCAATGCCAATCCGGGTACTACATTTAGTGCCAGCGTGAGATTGGTATCAACAGGAAAAAGGGGATACTATAAAAATACTGCAGCAGGCACAACTTACGACATTAACACCATCGCAACCAACTCAACAAGTAGTAGTATCAGTTATGCGAAGGCCTATTCGAACGGGATGAACTTCTCTTTGGCCGCATCAAGTGATCAGACTTTAAGTACAAGAGCGATATCTTTAAGATTGCCCGAAATGACATTCAACGTACCTACATTTAACCCATTCCGTCCTAAGGATGCAGTAGGCGAACAAAAATGGTATGAAAAAATAACGGTTGGCTATAGCTTACAGGGAACCAACAGAATTGATACTTTTGATAGTTTGTTGTTCCAAAATGATGGTTTAAAACGATTAAGAAGTGGTTTTTCGCATAGTATCCCGGTAAATATGTCTTTTACTGCCTTAAAGTATTTAAACTTTAGTTTGGGTGGTACCTATAATGAGGTTTGGAATTTCCAGAGTGTAAATAGAAGATATACGCAGTTTGCCGATAATACATATACTTTTAGAGAAGATACCCTCAGTGGGTTTAAAAGAGCCGGCAGCTACAGCTTATCAACCAGCATGTCGACTAAAATTTATGGCAGAAGAGATTTTAATCCAGCTGGCAAAATCCAGGCATTAAGGCATGTAATGACTCCAAACGTTTCCTTCTCTTACTCTCCTGATTTTACCAAAGCAGGAGCAGGGCCATATAGACCTGCCATAGACCAAAATGGTAATCAAATTTATACTAGTGGACAACCTTTAAAATATTCCATTTTTGATGGTATGGCACAGCCGGGCTCTTTTGGCGGACCCAATGCATCCATTGGTTTCGGCTTGGACAATACCGTGGAACTGAAGGTGAGAAATAAAAACGATACGACCGGAACAGGATCAAAAAAGATCCCGATTATTCAGGGTTTGAGTTTTAGCGGCTCTTATAATTTCCTGGCTCCCTCTTATAAATTATCAACCATTGGTTTTAGTGGCCGGTCGCAGTTTACCGATAAATTAGGGATAAATTATAATGGAACATTAGATCCATATGCTTTAAAAGACACAACGGTAAACGGTCAAATCACTAAAATTAGAGAAGATCGTTTATTTTTTCAAAAAGGTAAATTTTTACCCCGTTTAACTAACTTTGGTTTCTCATTCGATTATAGTTTAAATCCAGAGGCATTAAAACGTAAAAACGAGGCTAATGATAAATTAGGTGAAGCAGCCAATAAAAAAGGATTAACCGATATACAGTCAGAACAATTGGCGGCTATAAGCCGTGATCCAAATGCTTTTGTTGATTTTAACATTCCCTGGAATTTCTCTTTTTCTTACAGTTTTCAATATTCGAATGACGGAAACAACAATACGATTTCAAATACACTCAACTTTAATGGAGATGTTAACTTAACACCAAAGTGGAAAGTTACTTTTAATTCAGGTTACGATTTTAAGAACAATGGCTTAACCCCAATGAATTTAGCTATTTACCGCGATTTACATTGCTGGGACATGAGTGTAAACTGGGTTCCATACGGTGCTTACAAAAGTTATTCTGTTACCATAAAAGTTAAGGCATCGATATTGCAGGATTTGAAATTGAGCAAAAGACAAGGTTTTTACAGCACATACCAATAA
- a CDS encoding ribonuclease Z (product_source=KO:K00784; cath_funfam=3.60.15.10; cog=COG1234; ko=KO:K00784; pfam=PF12706; superfamily=56281; tigrfam=TIGR02651): MKFEVTILGSSSATPVFNRNPSAQLLNCNEKYYLIDCGEGTQQQLTKYNLKAARIDYIFISHLHGDHYFGLIGLLSSLHLNGRIKPMQIFGPKPLLEILEIQFKYSDTVLRYPIEFFPIEADESRQIFENSDLTVKTIVLNHRIPTTGFIFQQKKRQRKLIKDKTDEVPMAYYTALKKGIDVELPNGDILRSEDYTTEADAPRCYAYCSDTLFDERYFATIKNCDTLYHEATFMHDLLDRAKETHHTTALQAAEVAKINGVKKLLIGHFSSRYKTLQMLLEEAQSVFENTELAVEGRTFHL, translated from the coding sequence ATGAAATTTGAAGTTACAATTTTAGGAAGCAGTTCTGCAACTCCTGTATTTAACAGGAACCCATCGGCACAGCTTTTAAATTGTAACGAAAAATATTATTTAATCGATTGTGGTGAGGGCACACAACAACAATTGACAAAGTACAACCTTAAAGCCGCCCGCATCGATTATATCTTTATCAGCCACTTACATGGCGATCATTATTTCGGTTTAATAGGCTTGCTTTCCAGTTTGCATTTAAACGGCAGGATAAAACCCATGCAGATATTTGGCCCCAAACCTTTATTGGAAATTTTAGAGATTCAGTTCAAATATTCTGATACAGTATTAAGATATCCAATTGAGTTTTTCCCGATTGAAGCCGATGAGTCCAGACAGATATTTGAGAATAGTGATTTAACCGTTAAAACTATTGTTTTAAATCACCGTATCCCTACAACGGGCTTTATTTTTCAGCAGAAGAAACGACAACGAAAACTCATTAAAGATAAGACTGATGAAGTGCCTATGGCGTATTATACGGCCTTAAAAAAGGGGATTGACGTAGAACTGCCAAATGGCGATATTTTACGCAGTGAAGATTATACCACCGAAGCAGATGCACCAAGATGTTACGCCTATTGCTCTGATACTTTGTTTGATGAGCGTTACTTTGCTACCATAAAAAATTGTGACACCTTATATCACGAAGCGACCTTTATGCACGATTTATTGGATAGGGCTAAAGAAACACATCACACAACCGCTTTACAGGCAGCAGAGGTGGCCAAAATCAATGGTGTAAAGAAATTACTGATCGGCCATTTTTCTTCACGTTACAAAACCTTACAAATGCTTTTGGAAGAAGCACAATCTGTTTTTGAAAATACGGAGCTGGCTGTAGAGGGAAGAACTTTTCATCTGTAG
- a CDS encoding anti-anti-sigma regulatory factor (product_source=COG1366; cath_funfam=3.30.750.24; cog=COG1366; superfamily=52091) — MKFSVDKHDKYVTLKLEEPKFTNDNAPGLKSEFYLLNAEGFQNIIVDLSHVTECSDAQDLSCLLVGDRLCKSAGGLFIVTGINDELASIIELSNIFQSVTFVNTIDEATDFIFMDELEKEFRGAK; from the coding sequence ATGAAATTTTCAGTAGATAAACACGATAAATATGTAACCCTAAAGTTAGAAGAGCCTAAGTTTACAAACGATAATGCTCCAGGGTTGAAATCAGAGTTCTATTTGCTCAACGCAGAAGGATTTCAAAATATAATTGTTGATTTAAGTCATGTTACAGAGTGTAGTGATGCGCAGGACTTAAGCTGCTTATTGGTTGGTGATAGGCTTTGCAAATCGGCAGGTGGGTTATTTATTGTAACCGGAATTAATGATGAATTGGCATCGATTATCGAATTATCAAACATATTCCAATCTGTAACGTTTGTTAATACAATAGACGAAGCAACTGATTTTATCTTTATGGATGAGTTGGAAAAAGAGTTTAGAGGCGCTAAATAA
- a CDS encoding phosphate starvation-inducible PhoH-like protein (product_source=KO:K06217; cath_funfam=3.40.50.300; cog=COG1702; ko=KO:K06217; pfam=PF02562; smart=SM00382; superfamily=52540) gives MNELKLTLDTVNPAHFWGPNNENYEMIKGAFAKLKLVARGSDVKVLGDEQELKAFEDKFNQLIAHLEKYSSLTNNDVESILGAKAAGVVKKDVEQPTGGGGEVIVFGTNGLLVKARTANQRKMVSSIAKNDILFAIGPAGTGKTYTAVALAVRALKNKEIKRIILTRPAVEAGENLGFLPGDLKEKIDPYLRPLYDALDDMIPAEKLKFYIENRTIEIAPLAFMRGRTLDNCFVILDEAQNATDMQLKMFLTRMGPTAKFIVTGDVTQIDLPKKQMSGLFNGLRILEDIKGIDIIYLSGEDVVRHKLVKDILKAYGDIQ, from the coding sequence TTGAACGAATTAAAATTAACTCTGGATACCGTAAATCCTGCTCACTTTTGGGGGCCGAATAACGAGAATTACGAAATGATTAAAGGTGCTTTCGCGAAGTTGAAACTGGTAGCGAGAGGTAGTGATGTTAAGGTTCTCGGTGATGAACAGGAACTTAAGGCTTTCGAGGATAAGTTTAACCAGCTTATTGCACACCTCGAGAAATATAGCTCACTCACCAATAACGACGTAGAATCTATACTGGGTGCAAAAGCAGCCGGTGTAGTAAAAAAAGATGTGGAACAACCTACCGGAGGCGGTGGAGAGGTAATTGTTTTTGGCACAAACGGCCTTTTGGTTAAGGCAAGAACTGCTAATCAACGCAAAATGGTAAGCAGTATTGCTAAAAACGATATCTTATTTGCCATTGGCCCCGCCGGAACCGGAAAAACATATACCGCCGTTGCTTTGGCTGTTAGGGCATTAAAGAATAAAGAAATTAAACGGATTATTTTAACCCGCCCGGCGGTTGAAGCAGGGGAGAACCTTGGTTTCTTGCCCGGCGATTTAAAAGAAAAAATCGATCCATATTTACGTCCACTTTACGATGCCTTGGATGATATGATTCCTGCAGAGAAATTGAAATTCTACATCGAAAACCGTACGATAGAAATTGCGCCATTAGCATTTATGCGTGGACGTACTTTGGATAACTGTTTCGTGATTTTAGATGAGGCACAAAACGCCACCGATATGCAGTTAAAAATGTTTTTAACCCGTATGGGACCAACAGCTAAATTTATTGTCACTGGCGACGTTACACAGATCGACTTGCCTAAAAAACAGATGTCGGGTTTATTTAACGGCTTAAGGATTTTAGAAGATATTAAAGGTATCGATATTATTTACTTAAGCGGCGAAGATGTGGTAAGACATAAATTGGTGAAAGATATCTTGAAAGCTTACGGCGATATTCAGTAG